Part of the Brevibacillus brevis genome is shown below.
CGGCTTTCCCGGCGTTCCCGACCACATATCGCTCTGGGATTTGCTCTTGAAGATTCGCAAGGAGTTTGACCAGTACGTGAACATTCGCCCGATCACGCTGTTGGATGGAGCGCCGTGCCCGCTGAAAAACACGGGGAAGGAACAGGTCGATATGCTGTTCATCCGCGAAAACAGCGAGGGCGAATATGCGGGAGCGGGGGACTGGCTGTTCAAGGGAAAAGACAACGAGACCGTGCTGCAAACGAGCGTTTTCTCGCGCAAAGGGACGGAGCGGATCATTCGCTACGCGTTTGAAACGGCGCGCAAAACGGGCAAATCGCTGACCAGCATCAGCAAAGGGAACGCCCTGAACTACTCCATGGTGTTTTGGGACCAGGTGTTTGCGGAGGTGGCGAGCGAATACCCGGATGTCCCGACGCACTCGTATCTCGTAGATGCAGCCAGCATGCTGATGATTAAGCAGCCGGAACGATTCCAGGTAGTCGTTACCTCCAACCTGTTCGGGGATATTTTAACCGATTTGGGGGCAGCGCTCGCCGGAGGCTTGGGCTTTGCCGCTGGAGCGAATATCAATCCGGAGCGGACGCATCCTTCCATGTTCGAACCGATTCACGGCTCAGCGCCTGACATTGCGGGAAAAGGGATCGCGAATCCGTTGGCGGCGATCTGGTCGGCCAGTCAGATGCTGGAGTTTTTCGGCTATGAAGAGCTGGCAGGCAGCGTCTTGAAGGCGATCGAGCAGGTGATGGTCGAGGGCGCAGTACTGACGCCCGACATGGGCGGAAAAGCTTCGACCTCCGAGGTTGGCGATCGGGTAGTCGAGGTTTTGGCGAGCATGCACGCGGCAGCCAAGGCACAGGCGTAAAAGCAGGAGCTGCAACGAACAATAAAACGAGCAAGCGACAAAATACCATTTTTTACTATAGGAGGATTCAGATGCCACTCGTATCCATGACAGCGATGCTGAACAAGGCAGTACAAGAAAAGTATGCAGTCGGACAGTTCAACATTAACAATCTGGAGTTTACGCAAGCGATTTTGCAGGCGGCAGAGGAGGAACAATCTCCGGTTATTTTGGGAGTCAGTGAAGGCGCGGCTCGCTACATGGGCGGCTTCAAGCTGATTGTCGGCCTGGTGAAGTCGTTGATCGAGGAGTACAAGATCACGGTTGACGTCGCCATTCATCTCGACCACGGCTCTTCCTTCGAAAAGTGCGTGGAAGCGATTCATGCCGGGTTTACTTCCGTCATGATCGACGGCTCGCACCATCCGCTGGAGGAGAACATCGCGATTACGAAAAAGGTCGTCGAGGTCGCTCATGTGCTCGGAGTATCCGTAGAGGCGGAACTCGGGCGAATCGGCGGGCAGGAAGACGATCTCGTGGTCGATGACGCCGAAGCGATGTACGCCATTCCGGCCGAGTGCGACAGGCTGGCGAAGGAAACAGGAGTGGACTGCCTGGCCCCGGCGCTCGGGTCTGTGCACGGACCGTACAAAGGGGAGCCGAAGCTCGGCTTTGACCGTATGGAGGAAGTGCAAAAGCTGACCGGATTGCCGCTGGTGCTGCACGGAGGGACGGGCATCCCTACCCAGCATATTCGGCGAGCGATTTCTTTGGGCACAGCGAAAATCAACGTCAACACGGAAAACCAGATCGCCTCGGCAGCCGCCGTTCGCAAAGTGCTGGCCGAAAACCCGAACGTCTACGATCCGCGCAAATATTTGGGCCCTGCCCGAGAGGCGATCAAAGACGCGGTGAAAGGAAAGATGAGAGAGTTTGGCTCCTCGGGAAAAGCGTAGACGGCCGCTTTTTGGCACAAACATGTTTCAAGACCGATTTTTCTTTACAAAGAGAGGGTAGAGATGAAGCCGACCATTTACGATGTAGCAAAGAAAGCGGGGGTGTCGATTGCTACTGTCTCGAAAGTCATCAACAATACCGGCCGAATCAGCGAGAAAACGAAAAATAAAGTATGGAAGGTCATTGGCAGCCTGAACTATCAGCAAAATGTGATCGCTACTGCACTGACCGGGAAGCATACGTACACCATCGGACTTTTGATTCCGGATTTGTCGAACCTGTTTTTCGCCGAGCTGGCGCGCAGCATCGAAGACCGCGGGAATGAGCTAGGGTACAACCTGGTCATTTGCAGCACGGACTACAACCCCGACAAAGAAGCGAAGTATATCGAGCTGTTGAAGCGAAAAAATGTAGACGGGTTCATTTTGGCCTCGGGCTTCGAGAACACCTTGGAGGTGGAAAAGCTGATCGCGGAAAAGTATCCGGTCGCCATCGTCGCTCGCGACGTCCCAGCCTTCAATGTGAACGCGGTGTGCATTGACGATTTTCAGGGCGGGTACGATGCGGCCTCCTACCTGATCGAGCTGGGCCATCAAAAAATCGCGATTATCGCCCGCGACGTCTGGAGCAACCGGGAAAGAATCCGCGGCTTTCGCAAAGCGCTGGAAGATCATGGCGGGATTCGCGAGTACGCTTTCAGCCAGTTTACGCTGGAGTCGAACGTCCCGTGGGGCAAAAAAATCGCGCTCGATTATTTGAACTCCCCCGACCCGCCGACTGCCTTTTTTGCCTGTAACGACCTGCTGGCAATCGGGGCAATCGAGGCGATCCGTGAGAAAAAGCTGCGCGTCCCGGAGGATATCTCGGTCGTAGGTTTTGACAATACGGTAATTGCGACGATCATTGATCCGCAGTTGACGACGATTGCCCAGCCGATTCAGAACATGGGGCGCGAAGTGATGGACCTGATCGTGGCCGAGATCAAAGGGGAAAAGCAATACAAAAGCAGAATCGTGCTGAATACGAAACGCATCGTCCGCGACTCGACCACGCGGCTGAAAAAAGAGAGAAGTATAAGCAAGCAAAAGTCAAACGCCTAGCGGTTTTCTGCTACGCGTTTTTTTATTGGCGGCGGCCCAACCAGAAGCCGTGACGCGGTCGGGGATGCCCCGTGTCCCCTCTGTGCTTGCGCGAGCGCGGATATGGGTTATTGCTTCGCGATTATTTGTTCTTTACAATAAATATAAGCTTAAAGCGCTTAATCACTTGGAATGAAAACGAAGTTCATCCCGGACGTCAGATAGATCGCTATCACTATGATGGAAGGAAACTACAATGAAAAAAACCATTTATGATGTGGCAAGGGAAGCGAACGTGTCTATTGCAACCGTGTCCAAGGTCATCAACAACACGGGGCGGATCGGGGAAAAGACGCGCCAAAGAGTATTGCAGGTCATGAAGGAGCTGGATTACCAGCCGAGCCTCGTGGCTTCCGCCTTGACGGGCAAGTCGACGTACTCCATCGGCCTGTTGATTCCCGACCTGGCGAACCCGTTCTTTGCCGAGCTGGCGCGAAGTATCGAGGACCGGGGCCACGAGCTGGGCTACAGCATCGTCATGTGCAGCACGGACTATCGCCCGGAAAAGGAGTCGAAGTACATCTCGCTGCTTAAGCAAAAGAGCGTGGACGGGTTTATTCTTGCGTCCGGATTTCAAAATGATGCCGTGATCCGCGACTTGCTGAATCTGAAAATTCCGATCGCCGTACTGGCCCGCGACGTCTCCACTGTGTCCGTCGATACGGTAACCGTGGATGATTTCATCGGCGGCTACAACGCGACACAGCATTTGCTCGACCTGGGCCATCAGCAGATTGGCGCAATCCAGCTCGATCTGGAGGTCGGCCGGGAGCGCACGCGCGGTTACCGCCACGCCTTGCAGGAAAATGGTTTGGAATATGATGAAAAATACGTCCTTTTTGGTCCGTCGTCTGTAGAAGGCGGCAAACAGATGGGCTTGAAAATGCTGCAGGCTGCTGAACGGCCAACCGCCATTTTCGCAGGCAATGATTTGGTCGCGATTGGGATTATCCAGGCGGCGAGAGAGCTGGGGCTGTCGATTCCCGATGACGTCTCAGTAGTCGGCTACGACAACACGATTCTCGCTGCTATCTCCAATCCGCCGCTAACGACGGTCGCCCAGCCGTTTCACGATATGGGCCGGCAAGTGATGGACCTGTTGATCGAGGAAATCAAAGGGGAAAAGAAAGGGAAAAAGCGGGTAGTGATGCTGCCGGAACTGTGCGTGCGCGAATCGACCAAACGAATCAGAAAATGAAGCGAGAAAGCACCGGGGAATGGTATTATCCCCTTAAGGTAGACAGTGAAAAAAGAGTTCATGCTATCATGAATTCATCACTGTTGACCGGAGGGGATTTTTCATGCCACCAAAGAAAGGGCAAACATTTAATCGTTATGACGAGGTGACCAAGAAAGAAGCCGTTCGCCTGCGTTTGGAAGAACAGTGGAGCTATCCGATGATACGGGGAAAACTCGGGATTAAAAGTGATGCACAAATTATCAGTTGGGTACGGAAGCACCAGAATGGTGAATCATTTGAGGATTACCGTGGGCGTTGGAATAAGAAACATTTTAGCAGCATGGAAGAGGAAAATGCTTACTTGAAAGCGCAGGTAGAATACCTAAAAAAGCTCAATCCGAATCTGCACGGGGAGGGAAGTTGGATCAGCAAGCCCGGTATCGAACCATCGAAAAAATGAGCAAGAACCATCCAATCGTCATGTTGTGCAAGATCGCTGAAGTATCCCGGGCTGGTTTCTATAAGTGGAAGGCCACTATGGGATGCCGCGAAGCTCGCATCGAAAAAGACAGCGATCTCAAAGAACATCTTTTAGCGATTCATCGTATCAGACCATATTTCGGCTACAAACGTATGCGTACCGCTCTGTACAAAGAAGGGTTTCATGTGAATCACAAGAAAGTGCGACGACTCATGCGAGAGCTGGGAATTCGCTCCGTGATCCGCAAGAAACGACCGTTTGCGGGTTGTAAACCATCCGTAGTCTTTCCTAATGTTCTTAACCGCGAATTTACCGCAGAAGTGGTCTTGCACAAATTTGTAACGGACATTACCTATGTTCGGGTCGGACACGATTTTGTTTATTTATCGGTTGTGTTAGACCTGTACAATAACGAAGTCGTAGCCTGGGAGCTATCTGCGCGCAACGATTTGCAGTTGGTATTGGATACGGTAAAACAATTGAAGGCAAAAGGCGCCATTCTCCATTCAGACCAAGGATTTCAATACACAACGAAATCATACAGCAATCTTTTGGAGGAAAAAGAACTGATTGGAAGCCATTCCAGACGTGGAAATTGCTTTGATAACGCATGTATCGAGTCGTTCTTTTCCCACCTGAAAACCGAAAAGCTTTACCTTGAAAAGCCAGGATGTGAGGCTACTGCGCGCAAATTGATTACAGATTATATCGATTACTACAACAACGAACGTTTCCAGAAAAAACTGGGCGATCTCTCCCCGGTGGAATACCGAGCAGCGATCGCCGCATAGGAAAACCTTCTTTTCTTACTGTCTACTTGACGGGGCTATGACCAAGCAGCTGTCTTTTTTTATCTTGAAAACCAAACATACGTTTGTGTAAAATACAAACTAACGTTCTCTTTGGAGGTGCCGACATGGCTCTGTTTGTGGATGAAACTAAACTCGTACAGCGCCCAACAATCGACGAAGACGAACAAATGGAATACGGCTACATGATTACGGAGAGTCAGAAGGACGGGAAAACTGTCACCATACGCTGGTGGCATCCGGTGAAGGTGAAAGAGAAACTGGGCGAAATCCGCAAAATAACCGGCGTGGTAAAGAAGATCGATACGTCCAACCGCCGTATCCGGGTGGAAAACATGCACGACAGCGTCTGGATCGACGTTGCAAAGATTGTCCGTGTATCAACAAATTGAACGGGTGATGAGTATGCACCGTGAACTACAACGATACCTCAATGCTGGCCAGCTGGTGGAGATTATCTACATAGATCGTCGCGGCCAGACGAGCAAACGAACCTTACGTCTGCACGCAATAACCGGTAACCGCGTCAAAGCTTACTGCTTCACTCGGCAAGCAAAACGCGTCTTTACAATCGCCAACATCCTCGCAGTCGCCCCGGTGGTGACCCGACATGCTGTCTGATATCGAAAGGAAGGTCCTGCGTATCATCGGCAACTATTCTGCCGGCCGTCGCCGGACACCAACGGTAGATGAACTGTGCATCAAAACCGGGAGATCCCGGGGCGGAATCATGGAGGTTTTGGAAGTCTTGAAACGAGAAGAATATATCAATTGGGACCGAATGCAGCCAGACAAAATTGTGCTGCTGGAAGCCTGGGAAAGGGGAGTCCATCATCCATGGCGAGCAAAATAGACAATATGTTTGCAGCATCCCGATTTGTGCTGCCAGAGCAGCGCGAGCTGTATCTGCAGCACAGGGAGGATATGAAGCTGGTAAAGATGCCGGAACTCGAGCAAGACGAGCTTGAGTCATTTCATTACCTCATCAGAGACTCGGCCCGCGAGGACTATGCAATCACCATCACCTGGTGGCAGCCAGTCAAAGAGGACTTGGGCAAAATCTTCAGCATGTGGGGCGTGATCAAGTGGATGGATCAAAACAGCCGGCGGGTTAAACTGGTGAACGATGAGGAGAGCCGGTGGATTCAGATGGAAGCAATCATTGACGTAATTCCATAAAGGGGAGAGCAACGTGTCAAATGTACTTACCTCATTTGATTCAATGGATGTAAGAAGTAGGATCATTGGAGCTATTTTTGTTGTTTTTAAAAAACCAGAAGCGATAGCACAATTTGTAGATGAGAGTACTGGGACCACGTACGTTGTTACTTACAACCGAAAAATATTGAAAATTTCGGTTGGTAACGGTGATTACCAACAGTTCGACAACTTACTCGTATTTTTGACATCTCAGATAGGGCCCCCAGATAAAATTTACACCAAAGAATCAAGGCTTGATCCCGGACAGATGATTTCGTATATGGAGTGGCTCAACAAATAAGAAGCTGTAGACCCGTCTCTGCATTAATCGGAGACGGGTCTTTGCTGTCAATATCGATCCAAATAATCCGCTGTATGCATATTTAATATAGAAGAAATCCGACGGACACTTGGGGACGCGGGGACGAATTGGGGACCAAATCGAACAGTAGGTTTCATTTTTTGCCCTTCCTTACCATAAACAGTTTGCACAAAACCCTTGACCCATCAGCATTCGACATGATACACTCTTATCTGTCAGATGGCCTCGACCAGATTTAGGTTCTGGCGGGCAACCGTGGGGGTTCAAGTCCCTTCACCCGCACCATACATGAAAAAGCCTTGAGAAATCAAGGCTTTTTTTATTTGTCAGGAAACCTGGAATAAAGTCCCCAGCTGTTAAATCCAAGTTGGGGACGAAATCGTTAGCTTCTTGATTGAGAAGGGCCTTTTCACCAATAGTACTTTCCAACAAAAAAACACCCCCAGATGGGAGCGGATATGTATGTTCGTACCGTAACAAGCTACAACCAGCACGGGTAAGTCAGAAGGCTCTATTCGGTCGAAAACATTTGCTTGGCCTTTCGCTTCCGTTTGGAATTGTGCATTTGCTCTTCCCAATGAATGAGACGATACGTTTTTCTCAAATAGGTAGAGGCTCCGCAAACATGGTCCCACTGTTTCGTACCGCAACGAGAACAACGATATCTCCGGCGATGCACCTGAACACTTACCGTGCTGCTATCAACGTAATCCTGATAGGTGTACGTTCGTTTTTCATCTGTTTATGGCAGGATAAAAGTGCAGAGAATTGCGGCGGAAAACTGCAGAGTTCCACCGCAATTCTGAGGCCATGAAAAAGGCACTTGCCAACATCCCCCTACAAAATCTACCCTTGGATTTGGCGAAAATCTGAGGGAGTGAGAGGAATGTTGAAAGTGCCACAACAACAGTATATCCGATTTTTGCGAGAAGTCGAAGGGTGTTCGATTCAGGAAATTGCGGAACGTGTCCAGGTGAATTGGCGAACCGCCAAGAAATATGCGGATCGCGACGATTGGAATGAACCGGTATGCAAGCGAAAAGGCCGCCATCCGGTGTTGGGACCGTACTTAGAGATTATTGACACATGGCTGGAGGATGATGAGCGTCTTCCACGCAAGCAACGCCATACAGCCGTCCGCATGTTTCAGCGGTTACGGGATGAGTACGGCTTCCCTGGCGGGCAGCGAACGGTATCCGAATATGTCTCCAAACGGAAGAAAGCCATGGCAGCCGAACGAGCCGAACATTTTGAGCGTTTGGAGCATCCAGGTGGAGAAGCTCAGGCTGACTTCGGGACGGTGTACGTGGTCAAGTCGGGAGAACTGGTGGAGCGGAAAGTATTGACCCTGTCGTTTCCGTACAGCAATGCCGCCTTTGTGTTCCCGGTTCCGAAAGAAAACACGGAATGCTTTCTGGAGGCCTTAGGGCGGCTATTTCAGCAAATGGGAGGGGTTCCTCGCAAGATTTGGTTTGACAACTTGTCCGCTGCTGTTGTGTCCATCCAGCAAGGCGGAAAACGAGAGTGTACGGAAGCGTTTCGGCGTTTCTGCGCCCATTACCGCTTTGAGCCCCTGTTTTGCAATCCATACAGCGGCCATGAGAAAGGCCATGTGGAAAACAAAGTGGGGTATGGACGCCGGAACTGGTGTGTTCCGCCACCGGTTATCGATACGCCGGAACAACTGGAGACGTATTTGGCGGAAGCTGCCCGTGCGGATATGCAGCGCCCTCACTATGTGAAAAAGCAAACCATTGCCGAGTTGTGGGAGCAAGAAAAATGCAAGCTGCTGACGCTGCCGACGACACCGCTGGAGATTTTCCGGCTGGAGACGTGCCACCTGAACAAATACGCTGAGCTGTCGTTTGACGCGGCTCTCTTCCCGTTGCCGCAGTGTCGGGCCATGCAGCCGGTTTTGGTGAAAGTCAAGTGGGATGTGCTGGAGGTGTTAACGGCAGACGGGACATATACCCCGATTGTGACATTGCCTCGTCCCTATACGGAGAAAGTCATTTCAGTAGATTGGAAGGCGGTATTGAAGAGATATGAAAAACGCCCGCGGGCGGTGATGTATTCTTCCTTTACCAACATGATGCCTCAGGCGCTCCAAACGTTTTTGACGGTGGAAGACATGAATGCACGAAAAGCACGAATTCGCCTGCTCCATCGATTGCTCGACACCTATACGTTGGAGGAAATCGGGCAAGTACTGGGAGAATTGTCGCATCAGCAAGAGCATCTGGCTGTTGCCTTGGAGCATGCCCTTTACGCGATA
Proteins encoded:
- a CDS encoding tartrate dehydrogenase, which gives rise to MTKLYKIAVIPGDGIGPEVIQEGVKVLEKVVELTNVRFDFHYFPWGCEYYLQHGRMMAEDGIEQLRQFDAIYLGAVGFPGVPDHISLWDLLLKIRKEFDQYVNIRPITLLDGAPCPLKNTGKEQVDMLFIRENSEGEYAGAGDWLFKGKDNETVLQTSVFSRKGTERIIRYAFETARKTGKSLTSISKGNALNYSMVFWDQVFAEVASEYPDVPTHSYLVDAASMLMIKQPERFQVVVTSNLFGDILTDLGAALAGGLGFAAGANINPERTHPSMFEPIHGSAPDIAGKGIANPLAAIWSASQMLEFFGYEELAGSVLKAIEQVMVEGAVLTPDMGGKASTSEVGDRVVEVLASMHAAAKAQA
- the fba gene encoding class II fructose-1,6-bisphosphate aldolase — protein: MPLVSMTAMLNKAVQEKYAVGQFNINNLEFTQAILQAAEEEQSPVILGVSEGAARYMGGFKLIVGLVKSLIEEYKITVDVAIHLDHGSSFEKCVEAIHAGFTSVMIDGSHHPLEENIAITKKVVEVAHVLGVSVEAELGRIGGQEDDLVVDDAEAMYAIPAECDRLAKETGVDCLAPALGSVHGPYKGEPKLGFDRMEEVQKLTGLPLVLHGGTGIPTQHIRRAISLGTAKINVNTENQIASAAAVRKVLAENPNVYDPRKYLGPAREAIKDAVKGKMREFGSSGKA
- a CDS encoding LacI family DNA-binding transcriptional regulator, translating into MKPTIYDVAKKAGVSIATVSKVINNTGRISEKTKNKVWKVIGSLNYQQNVIATALTGKHTYTIGLLIPDLSNLFFAELARSIEDRGNELGYNLVICSTDYNPDKEAKYIELLKRKNVDGFILASGFENTLEVEKLIAEKYPVAIVARDVPAFNVNAVCIDDFQGGYDAASYLIELGHQKIAIIARDVWSNRERIRGFRKALEDHGGIREYAFSQFTLESNVPWGKKIALDYLNSPDPPTAFFACNDLLAIGAIEAIREKKLRVPEDISVVGFDNTVIATIIDPQLTTIAQPIQNMGREVMDLIVAEIKGEKQYKSRIVLNTKRIVRDSTTRLKKERSISKQKSNA
- a CDS encoding LacI family DNA-binding transcriptional regulator translates to MKKTIYDVAREANVSIATVSKVINNTGRIGEKTRQRVLQVMKELDYQPSLVASALTGKSTYSIGLLIPDLANPFFAELARSIEDRGHELGYSIVMCSTDYRPEKESKYISLLKQKSVDGFILASGFQNDAVIRDLLNLKIPIAVLARDVSTVSVDTVTVDDFIGGYNATQHLLDLGHQQIGAIQLDLEVGRERTRGYRHALQENGLEYDEKYVLFGPSSVEGGKQMGLKMLQAAERPTAIFAGNDLVAIGIIQAARELGLSIPDDVSVVGYDNTILAAISNPPLTTVAQPFHDMGRQVMDLLIEEIKGEKKGKKRVVMLPELCVRESTKRIRK
- a CDS encoding IS3 family transposase (programmed frameshift), producing MPPKKGQTFNRYDEVTKKEAVRLRLEEQWSYPMIRGKLGIKSDAQIISWVRKHQNGESFEDYRGRWNKKHFSSMEEENAYLKAQVEYPKKAQSESARGGKLDQQARYRTIEKMSKNHPIVMLCKIAEVSRAGFYKWKATMGCREARIEKDSDLKEHLLAIHRIRPYFGYKRMRTALYKEGFHVNHKKVRRLMRELGIRSVIRKKRPFAGCKPSVVFPNVLNREFTAEVVLHKFVTDITYVRVGHDFVYLSVVLDLYNNEVVAWELSARNDLQLVLDTVKQLKAKGAILHSDQGFQYTTKSYSNLLEEKELIGSHSRRGNCFDNACIESFFSHLKTEKLYLEKPGCEATARKLITDYIDYYNNERFQKKLGDLSPVEYRAAIAA
- a CDS encoding YolD-like family protein; this encodes MALFVDETKLVQRPTIDEDEQMEYGYMITESQKDGKTVTIRWWHPVKVKEKLGEIRKITGVVKKIDTSNRRIRVENMHDSVWIDVAKIVRVSTN
- a CDS encoding YolD-like family protein, producing the protein MASKIDNMFAASRFVLPEQRELYLQHREDMKLVKMPELEQDELESFHYLIRDSAREDYAITITWWQPVKEDLGKIFSMWGVIKWMDQNSRRVKLVNDEESRWIQMEAIIDVIP
- the istA gene encoding IS21 family transposase, with protein sequence MLKVPQQQYIRFLREVEGCSIQEIAERVQVNWRTAKKYADRDDWNEPVCKRKGRHPVLGPYLEIIDTWLEDDERLPRKQRHTAVRMFQRLRDEYGFPGGQRTVSEYVSKRKKAMAAERAEHFERLEHPGGEAQADFGTVYVVKSGELVERKVLTLSFPYSNAAFVFPVPKENTECFLEALGRLFQQMGGVPRKIWFDNLSAAVVSIQQGGKRECTEAFRRFCAHYRFEPLFCNPYSGHEKGHVENKVGYGRRNWCVPPPVIDTPEQLETYLAEAARADMQRPHYVKKQTIAELWEQEKCKLLTLPTTPLEIFRLETCHLNKYAELSFDAALFPLPQCRAMQPVLVKVKWDVLEVLTADGTYTPIVTLPRPYTEKVISVDWKAVLKRYEKRPRAVMYSSFTNMMPQALQTFLTVEDMNARKARIRLLHRLLDTYTLEEIGQVLGELSHQQEHLAVALEHALYAIKHPVFRPEPFSESHTPPALHGQIPMLDEYDRILGVRVE